One genomic segment of Polynucleobacter sp. MWH-UH2A includes these proteins:
- a CDS encoding TRAP transporter large permease subunit produces the protein MGPFGKYASWLEKAVATLVEWVAACLVLACIGILFSGVVGRYVFNSPLVWSDELASILFLWLAMIGSVIALKRGEHMRMTACISNLADRNKTYFETLGVLACFLYLAIILKPAYHFALDELIVTTPSLEISNLWRAAAIPSGIVLMMFFCLFRLARISTLKITFNSSLFFAAIFAALYFCSPWFGGLGKYNLLLFFVGVSGFSILAGVPIAFAFGLGTVAYLGLSTHMPLSVVIGRMDEAMSHMVLLAVPLFVFLGLLMEMTGMARAMIAFLASLLGHVRGGLSYVLVGAMYLVSGISGSKAADMAAIAPALFPEMKKTTPPGELVALLAATGAQTETIPPSLVLITIGSVTGVSIAALFTGGMLPALILALILCVLVWWRNRHVQIAHVARPKPVEVIKLSVVALPALALPFVIRAAVVEGVATATEVSTIGIVYGLICGILVYRQFDLKRIVPMLIDTASLSGAILLIIGAATGMAWGLTQSGFSQVVAQIMTDLNGGPNLFLLISIIVFVVLGSVLEGIPAIVLFGPLLFPVARQLGINDVHYSMVVILSMGIGLFAPPLGVGYYAACAIGKVNPDEGVKPIIGYLIALVIGTLIVAFVPWISTGFLS, from the coding sequence ATGGGGCCTTTCGGTAAATATGCCTCATGGCTTGAAAAGGCAGTAGCTACGCTAGTTGAGTGGGTGGCTGCTTGTCTTGTTCTTGCCTGTATTGGGATTTTATTTTCAGGTGTAGTAGGTCGCTACGTATTTAATTCGCCCTTGGTATGGTCTGATGAGTTGGCCTCCATTTTGTTTCTGTGGCTAGCCATGATTGGTTCGGTAATCGCGTTGAAGCGTGGTGAGCATATGCGCATGACGGCGTGCATTAGTAATCTGGCCGATCGCAATAAAACTTACTTTGAGACTCTCGGAGTGTTAGCGTGCTTCTTATATTTAGCAATCATCCTGAAACCGGCATACCATTTTGCTTTGGATGAGCTCATTGTTACGACACCTTCTTTAGAGATATCAAATCTGTGGCGGGCTGCTGCTATACCTAGCGGCATTGTCCTAATGATGTTTTTCTGCCTATTTCGTTTAGCCAGAATTTCGACTTTGAAAATTACATTCAATAGCTCGCTATTTTTTGCTGCAATCTTTGCTGCTTTATATTTTTGTTCGCCTTGGTTTGGTGGTCTCGGAAAATACAATTTGCTACTTTTCTTTGTGGGTGTATCTGGCTTCAGTATTTTGGCTGGAGTACCTATCGCTTTTGCTTTTGGTCTTGGTACGGTTGCCTATCTAGGGTTGAGTACTCATATGCCCTTGTCAGTGGTGATCGGTCGAATGGATGAGGCAATGTCTCATATGGTGTTGTTAGCCGTTCCCTTGTTCGTCTTTCTTGGTCTATTGATGGAGATGACCGGAATGGCTAGGGCCATGATTGCTTTTCTGGCATCGTTGCTCGGGCATGTGCGTGGCGGTCTATCGTATGTGTTGGTCGGTGCCATGTATTTAGTTTCAGGAATCTCAGGTTCAAAAGCAGCCGATATGGCGGCGATTGCCCCAGCTCTCTTTCCTGAAATGAAGAAAACTACACCTCCAGGGGAATTAGTTGCTTTATTAGCGGCCACTGGAGCACAAACCGAAACCATTCCACCTAGCTTGGTGTTAATTACGATTGGGTCAGTAACAGGAGTTTCAATTGCTGCCTTATTTACAGGTGGCATGTTGCCAGCATTAATACTTGCTCTGATATTGTGCGTGCTGGTATGGTGGCGCAATCGTCATGTACAAATTGCACATGTTGCTCGTCCTAAGCCTGTTGAAGTAATCAAATTAAGTGTAGTGGCACTGCCCGCTCTAGCTCTGCCATTTGTAATTCGTGCTGCAGTGGTGGAGGGTGTTGCTACTGCTACCGAAGTGTCGACTATCGGCATTGTTTATGGTTTGATCTGTGGAATATTGGTTTATCGCCAATTTGATCTCAAGCGTATCGTGCCAATGTTAATTGATACCGCTTCATTGTCTGGTGCAATTCTGTTAATTATTGGTGCAGCTACAGGTATGGCTTGGGGCTTAACTCAATCTGGTTTCTCCCAGGTAGTCGCTCAAATCATGACTGACCTCAATGGCGGCCCTAATTTATTTTTACTGATCTCCATTATTGTTTTTGTAGTTTTGGGGTCTGTGCTTGAGGGCATTCCTGCCATCGTTCTATTTGGACCCCTTTTATTTCCAGTCGCTCGTCAATTGGGAATTAATGACGTTCACTATTCCATGGTGGTTATTCTGTCTATGGGTATTGGATTATTTGCCCCGCCTTTGGGTGTTGGGTATTACGCTGCCTGCGCAATTGGTAAAGTAAATCCAGATGAGGGCGTAAAACCAATCATTGGGTATTTAATTGCTTTAGTTATTGGAACATTAATTGTTGCATTTG
- a CDS encoding TRAP transporter substrate-binding protein, whose amino-acid sequence MTFTRRDFIKSAGVAALPLVTGNTFAQSAEFNMKFGSNLPATHPLNIHAYKMASKIKLETKGRVDIQVFPYNQLGNDTDMLSQLRSGALDFMTLSPLILGSLVPQAQINGVGFAFKDYKQVWAAMDGELGAYVRRQIANTGTIFAFDKIWDNGYREVTNSVRPINKPDDLKGIKLRTPPGPMWVSLFKALGAAPTPLNFAEVYSALQSKVVDGQENPLAIIYTAKLYEVQKYCSMTNHMWDGYWFMGNKKLFEQLPPDLQAIVTRNVAESAIAQRADVRKMNDGLQADLKAKGMALNDTNADPFREKLRQAGFYSEWKAKFGEEAWSLLEKYTGKLA is encoded by the coding sequence ATGACGTTTACAAGACGCGACTTTATTAAAAGCGCTGGAGTTGCAGCATTACCATTGGTAACAGGCAATACATTTGCTCAAAGTGCCGAATTCAATATGAAGTTTGGTAGCAATCTGCCAGCCACTCATCCCTTAAATATTCATGCTTACAAGATGGCATCAAAAATTAAGCTTGAGACTAAGGGTCGAGTTGATATTCAAGTGTTCCCATACAACCAATTGGGTAATGACACTGATATGTTGTCTCAGTTACGTTCTGGTGCTTTAGATTTCATGACTTTATCTCCGCTCATCTTGGGTTCTTTGGTTCCGCAAGCTCAGATTAATGGCGTGGGATTTGCCTTTAAAGACTACAAGCAAGTATGGGCCGCCATGGATGGTGAATTAGGCGCATATGTACGTCGCCAAATCGCAAACACTGGCACTATCTTTGCTTTTGACAAGATTTGGGATAACGGCTACCGTGAAGTAACTAATAGCGTGCGCCCCATTAATAAACCTGACGACTTGAAGGGCATTAAGTTGCGTACGCCGCCTGGACCAATGTGGGTTTCTTTGTTTAAAGCTTTGGGTGCAGCGCCAACTCCTCTCAACTTTGCTGAAGTGTATTCAGCATTGCAATCAAAGGTGGTTGATGGTCAAGAAAATCCTTTGGCGATTATCTACACGGCTAAGTTATATGAAGTTCAAAAATATTGTTCAATGACCAATCATATGTGGGACGGCTATTGGTTTATGGGCAATAAAAAGTTATTTGAGCAACTGCCTCCAGATTTGCAGGCGATCGTCACTCGCAATGTGGCTGAATCTGCAATTGCCCAAAGAGCAGATGTACGCAAGATGAATGATGGTTTGCAAGCAGACCTCAAGGCAAAAGGTATGGCTTTGAATGACACAAACGCAGATCCTTTCCGTGAAAAACTAAGACAAGCTGGTTTTTACTCAGAGTGGAAAGCCAAGTTTGGTGAAGAGGCATGGTCTTTGCTTGAAAAATACACGGGCAAACTCGCGTGA
- a CDS encoding SDR family NAD(P)-dependent oxidoreductase, with translation MNTAHSQKTRVAVVTGGARGIGLAIGKWFLDHGYQVALLDIDQKTLNATMQTFGGSPNVIGVHCDVSKPHEVQSASQKIIQVFGHVNALVNNAGVAIFKPVFETSFEEWRTVLNTNLDGAFICTQTFGPLMVERGGGAIVNIASISGLRASTLRVAYGTSKAALIQLTKQYAVELGSFNVRVNVIAPGPVDTEMAKLVHSVAIRSDYYDTIPLGRYGTPEEMANTVGFLCSDEAAFINGQVLAVDGGFEATGVGLPTLRRNSGAPTAG, from the coding sequence ATGAATACAGCACATTCACAGAAAACTCGGGTAGCGGTTGTTACTGGAGGTGCGCGGGGTATTGGCCTTGCAATCGGTAAATGGTTTCTGGATCACGGATATCAGGTTGCATTACTGGATATAGACCAAAAAACACTGAATGCAACTATGCAGACATTTGGGGGCTCACCAAATGTCATTGGGGTCCATTGTGATGTATCGAAACCTCATGAAGTGCAGAGCGCATCTCAAAAAATTATTCAGGTATTTGGGCATGTGAATGCCTTGGTCAATAACGCTGGAGTGGCAATATTTAAGCCAGTGTTCGAAACATCTTTTGAAGAATGGCGTACGGTTCTTAATACCAATTTAGACGGCGCTTTTATTTGCACGCAAACATTTGGCCCCTTAATGGTTGAGCGGGGTGGTGGCGCCATAGTCAATATTGCATCCATTTCTGGTCTAAGGGCGAGCACCTTAAGAGTAGCCTATGGCACCAGCAAAGCTGCGCTTATTCAATTAACCAAGCAATATGCAGTTGAGTTGGGTAGCTTTAATGTGCGTGTGAACGTAATAGCACCAGGACCAGTGGATACTGAAATGGCTAAGCTAGTTCACAGCGTCGCTATTCGTTCGGACTACTACGACACCATCCCGCTGGGGCGCTATGGTACTCCTGAAGAAATGGCGAATACGGTTGGATTCTTATGTAGCGACGAAGCGGCATTTATCAATGGCCAAGTGCTTGCGGTCGATGGCGGCTTTGAAGCTACTGGTGTGGGCTTACCCACATTGCGACGGAATTCAGGGGCGCCTACGGCGGGCTAA
- a CDS encoding DUF3833 domain-containing protein — MKNLAKRFLAITLSTIFLFGCAGPQVSQYANEKPSLDISDFFNGTIDAYGIFTNRSGEVVKRFTVLMQASWRVVDGKKVGTLDESFEYSDGTKQKRIWVITEVSPGKYVGRADDVVGDANGIAAGNALNWAYTLALPVDGTIYHVQFDDWMYLMNSKVMINKAKMSKFGIELGEVTLSFYKR, encoded by the coding sequence ATGAAAAATTTAGCAAAAAGATTTTTAGCTATTACCTTATCTACGATTTTTTTGTTTGGTTGCGCAGGCCCGCAGGTTTCACAATATGCCAATGAGAAGCCTTCCCTAGATATTAGTGATTTTTTCAATGGCACGATTGATGCCTATGGGATCTTTACTAACCGTAGCGGTGAGGTGGTGAAGCGCTTTACTGTTTTAATGCAAGCCAGTTGGCGAGTGGTGGATGGAAAAAAGGTGGGCACTCTGGATGAGAGTTTTGAATACTCAGATGGCACAAAACAAAAGCGAATTTGGGTAATAACTGAGGTTTCACCAGGCAAGTATGTCGGCAGAGCCGATGATGTAGTTGGTGATGCCAATGGTATTGCGGCCGGCAACGCACTCAATTGGGCTTACACGCTGGCGTTACCAGTGGATGGCACGATCTATCACGTTCAGTTCGATGACTGGATGTATCTCATGAACTCCAAGGTCATGATCAATAAAGCCAAGATGAGCAAATTTGGGATTGAATTGGGTGAGGTCACCCTAAGCTTTTATAAGCGCTAG
- a CDS encoding chalcone isomerase family protein, giving the protein MKKLSRITLIFILLAHCGISSIGYAREPGYIDQILNTAKLQGSGRLTWWGLHIYDANFYRAGSFNSPEFALHLQYHKSLSGLAIANRSAEEMSKLGVPETQAQSWGKQLATFLPNVEPGQSLTAIYNPKQGTTFYFDGKPLAQIAGADFSKAFFGIWLDSKTTAPKLREQLLGQYCPPPLLEETCKQ; this is encoded by the coding sequence ATGAAGAAACTTTCTAGGATTACTTTAATCTTTATATTGCTCGCGCATTGCGGAATATCTTCAATTGGGTACGCCCGTGAACCGGGCTATATTGATCAAATTCTGAATACTGCCAAGCTACAAGGAAGTGGGAGGCTGACTTGGTGGGGATTGCATATATATGACGCTAACTTTTATCGAGCTGGCTCCTTCAACTCGCCTGAGTTTGCCTTGCATCTTCAGTATCACAAATCTCTGAGTGGGCTTGCGATTGCAAACCGCTCTGCAGAGGAAATGAGTAAGTTAGGTGTTCCTGAAACGCAGGCGCAATCTTGGGGAAAGCAATTAGCGACATTTTTGCCAAATGTAGAGCCAGGCCAAAGTTTGACCGCAATCTATAACCCTAAGCAAGGAACCACTTTCTATTTCGATGGAAAGCCTCTGGCGCAAATTGCCGGTGCGGATTTTTCAAAGGCATTCTTTGGCATATGGCTAGACTCAAAAACTACTGCGCCAAAACTGCGCGAACAATTATTGGGGCAATATTGCCCGCCACCTTTACTCGAGGAAACCTGTAAGCAATGA
- a CDS encoding thiol-disulfide oxidoreductase DCC family protein: MASNLQKLTLFYDGACPLCQAEILFLSSRNHQKLLDFVDVNSDQFDANTVGVSCEQALAAMYGQYADGTLIHGAAVFPEAYCRANLPFLAWLFSRKSLQPFLRFSYQVFAKNRHAISRVIGPSALRLVQKNIAQNK, from the coding sequence ATGGCTAGCAATTTGCAAAAACTAACCTTGTTTTACGATGGCGCATGTCCTTTGTGCCAGGCGGAAATCCTGTTTTTGTCTAGCCGAAATCATCAGAAATTATTGGATTTTGTCGACGTTAATTCTGATCAATTCGACGCCAATACAGTCGGGGTTTCTTGCGAGCAGGCCTTAGCCGCAATGTATGGTCAGTATGCTGATGGAACGTTGATTCATGGTGCCGCCGTATTCCCGGAGGCATATTGCAGAGCAAATCTCCCATTTCTAGCTTGGTTATTCTCCAGAAAATCTCTTCAGCCATTTCTGAGATTTTCTTATCAAGTTTTTGCTAAAAATCGGCATGCGATTTCACGAGTGATTGGTCCTAGTGCTTTGCGATTGGTGCAAAAAAATATAGCGCAGAACAAATGA
- a CDS encoding SDR family NAD(P)-dependent oxidoreductase, which yields MQILSKPFRALVIGSSGTIGSGFVDLLQNDPSCIGVAGIHRKSIPAIDYLDPETIQTCASSLAQQGPYQLIINTIGVLHTDHWMPEKRLDDLKSEQLTELMQINAIGPGLTIRYFLSLLDPSGSLMVTLSAKVGSIEDNRLGGWYSYRSSKAALNMLIKTASIELARTKPNIALIAMHPGTVNSRLSQPFRGQQIGRPTLDACTDMLNIMKSLEPKDSGSFISYSGERLPW from the coding sequence TTGCAAATTCTATCTAAGCCCTTTCGCGCACTAGTCATCGGCTCCTCAGGAACGATTGGGTCTGGATTTGTTGATCTTCTACAAAATGACCCTTCTTGTATCGGGGTTGCAGGTATTCACCGCAAATCTATACCCGCCATTGATTATCTCGATCCAGAGACTATTCAAACTTGCGCAAGCTCACTAGCCCAACAAGGCCCCTATCAACTGATTATTAATACGATCGGCGTTTTGCATACAGATCACTGGATGCCTGAAAAACGATTGGACGACCTCAAGTCTGAACAGCTCACTGAGCTTATGCAAATAAATGCTATTGGACCTGGATTAACCATACGTTATTTTTTATCTCTATTAGATCCCTCAGGCAGTTTGATGGTAACGCTCTCTGCAAAAGTCGGCAGCATCGAAGATAACCGACTCGGTGGGTGGTACAGCTATCGCAGTTCTAAAGCGGCACTCAATATGCTCATCAAAACTGCCTCGATTGAGCTTGCCAGAACCAAACCTAATATTGCCCTTATCGCCATGCATCCAGGAACCGTGAACTCTAGGCTATCGCAACCCTTTCGTGGTCAACAAATTGGCAGGCCCACACTGGACGCTTGTACCGATATGCTGAACATCATGAAAAGCCTTGAACCAAAAGATTCAGGGAGTTTTATTTCTTATTCTGGAGAAAGATTGCCTTGGTAG
- a CDS encoding DUF2256 domain-containing protein encodes MKPSFKGNKSFLPSKICVVCKREMTWRKSWEKNWESIKYCSDACRKRSGNSQA; translated from the coding sequence ATGAAGCCCTCTTTTAAAGGCAATAAATCTTTCTTGCCAAGCAAGATTTGCGTTGTTTGCAAAAGAGAAATGACTTGGAGAAAGTCTTGGGAGAAAAACTGGGAGTCGATTAAGTATTGCTCAGATGCCTGTCGCAAGCGCTCAGGTAATTCTCAGGCCTAA
- a CDS encoding cryptochrome/photolyase family protein — protein sequence MKQSKRLVLILGDQLDKQSSALKDFDFKRDEVVMIESIPEAQVVWSHKAKIALFLSAMRHFADELIADGYSIHYVRDSNLSIVDTLKSLLRQKNITHLVCVEPGEWRLKIAIEKLAQDANLQLDMREDEHFYCSHREFREWAANKKELRLEFFYRLMRKTHNILIDREGNPEGGQWNFDQDNRKPYPKAGPGIIEEPVLFEPDEITNEVLAYMEANHSEHPGSLKNFRWPVTRDQALEALQYFVDYRLRNFGIYQDAMWIDTPYGWHSILSSSLNLKLLNPREVITAVLDAWKKYSLDLSTVEGFIRQILGWREFVRGMYYLDMPKMAQDNYYDHQHALPSWYWTGKTKMRCMQDAVGQTLDYGYAHHIQRLMVTGNFALLAEILPSAVCDWYLAIYVDAIEWVELPNTAGMALFANGGRFTSKPYIASGAYIKRMSNYCGGCQYKPDVRFGENACPVTTLYWNFLIKHREQFDGNPRTRLMTANLKKISDMDQASIVKHAEHILNNLDTL from the coding sequence ATGAAGCAATCCAAAAGACTCGTCTTGATTCTGGGTGATCAGTTGGATAAACAGAGTTCTGCTCTGAAAGACTTTGACTTTAAGCGTGACGAAGTAGTGATGATTGAGTCAATTCCTGAGGCTCAAGTGGTGTGGTCTCACAAAGCCAAGATTGCTCTATTTCTATCAGCCATGCGCCATTTTGCTGATGAGCTAATTGCCGATGGTTATTCGATTCATTATGTTCGCGATTCGAATTTATCAATAGTAGATACTCTTAAGTCATTATTGCGGCAAAAAAATATTACTCATTTAGTTTGTGTTGAGCCCGGAGAGTGGCGCTTAAAGATTGCTATTGAAAAACTAGCGCAAGATGCCAATTTGCAATTAGATATGCGTGAAGATGAGCACTTTTATTGCAGTCATCGCGAGTTTCGAGAGTGGGCTGCCAATAAAAAAGAGTTGCGTCTTGAGTTTTTTTATAGACTCATGCGCAAAACGCACAATATTCTTATCGACCGCGAGGGTAACCCTGAGGGTGGTCAATGGAACTTTGATCAAGATAACCGCAAGCCTTACCCAAAAGCGGGCCCAGGAATTATCGAGGAGCCTGTTTTATTTGAGCCCGATGAAATTACGAATGAGGTGCTCGCATATATGGAGGCAAATCACTCTGAGCACCCTGGTTCACTTAAGAATTTTCGTTGGCCGGTAACTAGAGACCAGGCTCTTGAAGCTCTACAGTACTTTGTGGACTATCGCCTCAGAAATTTTGGCATTTACCAAGATGCGATGTGGATAGATACACCGTATGGGTGGCATTCCATTCTGTCGAGTTCCTTAAATCTGAAGTTGTTAAACCCACGAGAAGTTATTACCGCTGTTTTAGATGCTTGGAAGAAATATTCCCTTGACCTATCAACTGTTGAGGGATTTATTCGTCAGATATTGGGTTGGCGTGAATTTGTTAGGGGTATGTATTACCTCGATATGCCAAAAATGGCTCAAGATAATTACTATGATCATCAGCACGCTTTACCTAGTTGGTATTGGACGGGAAAAACGAAGATGCGTTGCATGCAGGATGCTGTGGGTCAAACGCTGGATTATGGTTACGCCCATCATATTCAACGTTTGATGGTGACTGGTAACTTTGCCTTATTGGCTGAGATATTGCCGTCTGCCGTATGCGATTGGTATTTGGCCATTTATGTAGATGCGATTGAATGGGTCGAATTGCCCAATACCGCTGGAATGGCTTTATTTGCTAATGGCGGTCGTTTTACTAGTAAGCCCTATATTGCCAGCGGCGCTTACATTAAGCGCATGAGTAACTACTGTGGCGGTTGTCAATATAAGCCTGATGTTCGATTTGGTGAAAACGCATGCCCTGTGACAACCCTGTATTGGAATTTCTTGATCAAACATCGCGAACAGTTTGACGGCAACCCACGCACTCGTCTAATGACCGCTAATTTAAAAAAGATTAGTGATATGGATCAGGCTTCAATCGTGAAGCATGCTGAGCATATATTAAATAATCTCGACACACTATAA
- a CDS encoding TIGR03643 family protein has product MAKVLSKSLSESDLSRLIEMAWEDRTPFDAIEMTYGLSESEVIDLMRRELKRGSFKLWRERVSGRSTKHTALRSRLVMRAYCPTQYKNK; this is encoded by the coding sequence ATGGCAAAAGTTCTATCTAAATCTCTTTCCGAATCAGACTTATCCCGTCTGATCGAGATGGCATGGGAGGATAGAACGCCGTTTGATGCTATTGAAATGACTTATGGCCTATCCGAATCTGAGGTGATTGATTTGATGCGCCGTGAACTGAAAAGAGGCTCCTTTAAGTTATGGCGTGAACGCGTCTCAGGTAGATCAACGAAGCACACTGCGCTTCGTAGTCGTTTGGTTATGCGCGCCTATTGCCCAACCCAATATAAAAACAAATGA
- a CDS encoding HNH endonuclease yields MTKLQKVICPICDRPIPASQQDAHHLIPKSKGGRTTEFLHRICHQQIHALFTETELANQFNHPLALQDHPEMQRFIRWVKTKPNAFYERTRKSARIKN; encoded by the coding sequence ATGACAAAGTTACAAAAGGTCATATGCCCGATTTGCGATCGCCCGATTCCAGCATCCCAGCAGGATGCTCATCACCTCATCCCCAAATCTAAAGGTGGCAGAACCACGGAATTTCTTCATCGCATTTGTCACCAGCAAATTCATGCACTGTTTACCGAAACTGAGTTAGCAAATCAATTTAACCATCCCCTAGCCCTTCAAGATCATCCCGAAATGCAGCGATTTATCCGCTGGGTTAAAACAAAGCCTAATGCGTTTTATGAAAGAACGCGTAAAAGCGCTCGTATCAAAAACTAA
- a CDS encoding SDR family oxidoreductase, with translation MTETKTKVALVTGAGAGIGRAAAKALLKGGYQVVLTGRNLEKLQKAIVDIGGNHENCLAVSCDVGNPEQVKKLFAETKAKFGRIDVLFNNAGMGAPAIPMEDLTYEQWMNVVNANLCGAFLCSQEAIRMMKAQSPQGGRIINNGSISAHAPRPMSAPYTATKHAISGLTKTIALDGRPFNIACGQIDIGNAATEMTERMAAGIIQADQSIKVEPRMDVDHVGQAVLHMAQLPLESNILNMTIMATKMPFVGRG, from the coding sequence ATGACTGAAACAAAAACCAAAGTAGCCTTAGTTACTGGTGCTGGTGCTGGCATTGGACGAGCAGCCGCTAAGGCTCTATTAAAAGGCGGTTATCAGGTTGTGCTGACAGGGCGCAATTTAGAGAAATTGCAGAAAGCAATTGTTGATATTGGCGGTAATCATGAGAACTGTCTTGCTGTGTCATGCGATGTGGGCAACCCAGAACAAGTAAAAAAGCTATTTGCAGAAACCAAGGCAAAGTTTGGACGCATTGATGTCCTATTTAATAACGCCGGTATGGGCGCACCCGCAATTCCAATGGAAGATTTAACGTATGAGCAATGGATGAATGTAGTGAATGCCAATCTGTGTGGCGCCTTTCTGTGCTCTCAAGAAGCTATTCGCATGATGAAAGCACAATCACCACAAGGCGGCAGAATCATTAATAACGGCTCAATCTCAGCACATGCACCTAGACCCATGTCAGCACCCTACACCGCTACTAAACATGCTATCAGCGGTTTAACAAAGACCATTGCTTTAGATGGTCGTCCATTCAATATTGCTTGCGGGCAAATTGATATTGGCAATGCCGCTACTGAAATGACTGAGCGCATGGCTGCAGGTATCATACAAGCCGATCAATCTATTAAGGTGGAGCCTCGCATGGATGTTGATCATGTTGGTCAAGCAGTGCTTCACATGGCACAACTCCCTTTGGAATCCAATATTCTCAATATGACCATCATGGCAACCAAGATGCCTTTTGTCGGCAGAGGCTAA
- a CDS encoding alpha/beta hydrolase — translation MKFTIKAIWLSVLSLLIFVGFSQAFAAGKIEMNEYMIQSDTPGISLYVRNKHLAGMKKFSPEKTLLYVHGSTYPAETAFDLSLGGTSWMEYIAVRGYDVWLVDLRGYSKSTRPPEMDQPADQNSPIVRTDVAVRDVSSAVDYILAKRNINKLNLLGWSWGTTIMGKYTTLNNQKVNKLVLYAPQWLRQGGAPLTDKGGQLGAYRVASVADAKNRWLTGVPENAKATLIPEGWFEKWAEATFETDPWGKTQNPKKLRAPNGTVQDAREFWTAGIPVYDPKDIRVPVMLVHAEWDADLPSYMMYEYYTKLENAPYKIMLQISEGTHTIIMEKNRMLMFTGVQDFLDSNFKPEK, via the coding sequence ATGAAATTCACTATTAAAGCTATTTGGCTTTCTGTTTTGAGCTTACTCATTTTTGTAGGTTTTTCTCAGGCATTTGCCGCAGGGAAGATCGAAATGAATGAGTACATGATTCAGAGCGATACGCCAGGCATTTCTCTGTATGTACGCAATAAACATTTGGCGGGAATGAAAAAATTCTCTCCAGAGAAAACCTTGCTGTATGTACATGGTTCAACCTATCCAGCTGAAACCGCCTTTGATTTATCTCTAGGTGGTACTTCTTGGATGGAATATATCGCCGTTAGAGGATATGACGTTTGGTTGGTTGATTTGCGCGGCTATAGTAAATCTACTCGTCCACCGGAAATGGATCAGCCAGCAGATCAAAACTCGCCAATAGTGCGTACTGATGTTGCTGTTCGTGATGTTTCAAGTGCTGTTGATTACATTCTTGCTAAACGCAACATTAATAAACTCAATTTGCTTGGTTGGTCTTGGGGTACAACCATTATGGGTAAATACACAACCCTTAATAATCAAAAAGTAAATAAATTGGTTCTCTACGCCCCACAATGGTTGCGCCAGGGTGGTGCGCCATTGACTGATAAAGGCGGTCAATTAGGCGCTTATCGTGTGGCATCCGTTGCTGATGCGAAAAATCGTTGGTTAACAGGTGTTCCTGAAAACGCAAAAGCAACATTAATTCCTGAAGGTTGGTTTGAGAAGTGGGCAGAAGCTACATTTGAGACTGACCCTTGGGGTAAAACACAAAATCCTAAGAAACTGCGCGCGCCAAACGGTACTGTGCAGGATGCACGCGAGTTTTGGACAGCAGGTATTCCTGTTTATGACCCTAAAGATATTCGTGTGCCAGTGATGTTGGTGCATGCAGAGTGGGATGCTGATTTACCAAGCTACATGATGTATGAGTACTACACAAAGCTAGAGAACGCACCATACAAAATCATGTTGCAAATCAGCGAAGGTACTCACACCATCATCATGGAGAAAAACCGCATGCTGATGTTCACGGGGGTACAAGACTTTTTGGATAGTAATTTCAAGCCTGAGAAATAA
- a CDS encoding VOC family protein, whose translation MIDHLDHLVLTTANEAACIDFYTRVLGMRLESFIGGTPPVERKAFLFGNQKINLHIKGKEFEPKANIPTPGSLDLCFIADRPLTEVIARLEKEQWPIIEGPVVRTGATSKINSVYVRDPDQNLIEISEMIG comes from the coding sequence ATGATTGACCACTTAGATCATTTAGTCCTAACCACTGCTAATGAAGCGGCATGTATTGATTTTTATACACGTGTGCTTGGCATGAGGTTGGAATCGTTTATTGGTGGAACTCCACCAGTGGAGCGAAAAGCATTTCTCTTTGGCAACCAGAAAATTAATCTGCACATCAAGGGGAAAGAGTTTGAGCCTAAAGCCAATATCCCAACACCTGGCTCACTTGATTTGTGTTTTATTGCTGATCGCCCGTTAACCGAGGTAATTGCACGCTTAGAAAAAGAGCAATGGCCAATCATTGAGGGGCCAGTTGTACGGACAGGTGCGACATCAAAGATTAATTCGGTCTATGTGCGAGACCCAGATCAGAACCTTATTGAAATTAGCGAGATGATAGGGTAA